The genomic segment gagatatgacctcttgctccacatgtccagcaattacagtccttgaaactttcattggccCGAGTATGAGCtattctgaaagttttcttggtatgtgttcttcctgtgcttcgagatgtacttgatgcttgggatgatatcctactcctcgatggtccgcttctttgtccagatttataagatctggctttctgtctagaccatacagTTCTtgatttccaagaacttcttctacttcgtgcataaggatgagtcctcAAACTTTTCCgtttatgcttctgtggtttacttccaataattgtggaaagatcattttctttacaacacaaaggagttcttttgttgataccccttaaacgtttgtaattcttttgtaatgctgtcATATGGCACCATTCGGCCAACTTTCCTTTAAGGAAAGATGCTCTTCATGCCAACGTATCTGGATTTCCAGGTACATATTCCCtaatgagcatttctctccagggactcggcatttttgcgaagaaaagctgcatagctatatcttttcgactcctgaattccatctatatttagtgaataacataatgtattcatccaccaaacatatatcatgtaattccagactatacagagcttgagtatatttcttcttcttctttgtatcttgactattgaaatagtctacccctataaagcgtgctttaaatagggtagccatttttccagcgatctcactaagagattcaccaGCTAGGACTGACTCCTTCATGTCTAATGaggtcatgtcccaagcaatttttactgatcccataagactcatttccaaaagtttaatgaatccttctttgttgagatcgagtgttcctgctgcaattctcatagcagatgtccaatcatctatgagatcttctctttTTTTGAAGcctaatacatcaaggttaagcataaccccgtaaggatgtatatgatccaaaacagttttcccatagggtgtttggtgcaaaggaatttgatttctccttgcccttgtccctgctgggtgtgatcctccaccagtatggaaataAGATTGAGATTATCTCATGTTTACATTCTGAGATCCCACACTTTCCCTGGGTGGCTcttgagaagatgaccaggttatagcaggtggtgtttcacctactgctgtgttcatctttagatctactactttgagatttgcgaaagattccgcaagctcttgtagatcttctaaaccaatcctttctaaagttgtcatcagatcaatttcttttctgagacagacttgattagattgatcatcttttcttcttcagtcaaaggttttgacaccactctggctttcccttgttgatgtaacaaaggttcagtaccaaaggatggtggtaaccaaTCTCCTGAAGTTCGTCTACTGGAACTGGGTTGTTTTTccagtttctgaattcttgtttgaatatcctttaatattccaagaatttcttcctgGGTTTCAATGATTTTCTCAACTCGTTGTGGTACaaaatatagcatattgccacaattttgtactgtcttctgaatttctctaagatctgaagagagcttagaggcatctggaactatctccagaaacttatttgtttgaatcataagtttacctgagattttacctgagggtgTTGAGGCTTCCCTACCGGcttctgatatctaacaatagttagatgtacttgtttatattccaaatttttggaatatttcttgtaaattatttttctcgaaccgtggttcggattcataattttttcaaaattctccttctcatataattagttactagtaataataaaatttgtgtttgaaataaatcaacctaaggctctgataccattttgaaAGCGCGGAagatcaattaaaagaaaatagagAATAAGGGTAATTTTGTCTTTTATAGGTTTAGGGAGTTAAAAGAGAGTTTTTTATGTATAGGGAGTTAGGGGTAAGTTAAGTTTGGGTTTAGGAACTTTTAAGCAATTTCCccttaaaatcaaataaataataaaattaaattggaATTTATAAATAAGtgtttttttatgttaagagaaAAACAGATATTTCTTTTGGAAGAAAtatgataatttttattttaaaatttgaggtTATAAAAGTCAATCTTCAAGTGATGAAAATTTATCACACTAACGAAAGTATCAAATCATCCTGAAATTAATGTGAACAATTCGGACCGAGTGGCTAATCTCACCTCTGTTAAAAACGAAACAAACATAAGATTGATTTGGACAAATAAATAATCTATTGTTTATCCCACAAACCAAACATAAGAATTTGAAAATAGAAACAAAATCCTACAAACATCGAAAACAAAGATATTCTAAGGCTATGTTTGCTTTGTTGGATAAACAATTGATTATTTATTAGTTCACATCAATCATATGTTTGTTTCGTTTTAAATGTTTGTGGGATCTTGGGCCGAGTGAGGGTCGAGTGGCTCATCCCAGTTTTATTAAAAACGAAACAAACATATGATTGATTTGAACTAATAAATAATCAATTGTTTATCTCACAAACCAAACATAACCTTAGAATATCTTTGTTTTCGATACTTGTAGGATCTTATTTCTATTTTCAAATTCAATATCATTGACTAGAGGAAAAAACTCGTTCTTGTCTTTAATTTTTTCGCATATTGATCTTTACATGTTATGTCGTATATATGTAGATAGAATTTAGTTTAGTATTATGCTAAATATTTCTATTAGAAACAACTTATAAACCGtttggaaaaagaaaaaaaaattcatgtaagtgTTTATTATACGTTCTACAACAAGTTAACACTCTTAAAATAATTTGTCTAACTGAATACAAACTCCGAGATTCTTCTCCCACAAGGCCTGTACAGATTCTTGCTTGCTTAATGTATTTTTGAAGTACAAAAAATAAGTAGTTTATCCACATATCCGAAGACCCCTGGATAAGTTAGTCCTCtacatttaaattatatatggtGAATGCAGCAAGTACCTTGAAACAATCTATACCCATGAGTAGCTCGGTTCTAGTACATCAACGGTGCAGGTTGTTTGTAGAGTAGGTCATCCCATAGAATTTTTTTCTGGTTAACCTGATTCATACTAAAAACGAAAGTAATATTATTGACATAAAGACAACGcgattcatatttaaaaataaaaataataatattgacataaaaataaatttttcttgccCAAAAAATTGATAGGAGATTTGAACggtaaaaatataataactatTTATATGAAGCAACCCGATTAATTCACTCTAGTATTCTGAAAAAATGAACAAATCAATGAATTTAGTATGACATTTTCTTCTACCAATTACATTTCTTCTAATATTGAGCTTAAATCAAACTAAAGTGGAACACTTGGAAGTGGAAGGGTCATATATTGCCGGAAGAAGGTATTTCCGGCCACTCGAACCATGCGCGTTGTAGCTACCACCGGTGGTCGGATCCAAAAGCAAGTCTCCCGCGTAGCCTGGGTAGGCCCCTTTTCCATACACACCGGGGCAAGCTGAAGCAGCTTCCAATGGAGCAGTAGCCGGGCCTTGATAAAACCCGTTCCCGAAAGGGTTCGTGGCAGTTCCGGCCAAAAGCCCGGATAGAACAGTTACCACTCCGTCCATGCCCACATCGTTGTTCGGGGAACCCAATGGCGGGTTCTGCGGGCCGTAAATGGGCTGATGGAAGGGCCAAGCACAATAGCCGGGGCACTGTGTCTCTGAATTGCCCACCCAAATGTAGGCAAATTTCTGATTCTTCCCCTTCACGATGGAGCTCTTGGATCCGTGGGTTCCGCACCTGTTTACGCAGAATCCAGCTACTGTGACATCGGAAGCCGTCAACACGACGTTAATGGCGTTCTTCTGCTCGCCCTTGGAAGCCAGCTGCACGATCTGTTTCTCCGAGAGAGATTTCCCGAGGGAGTATTTGTTGTCGAGGATTTGCTTGCCCAAACGGAGAGACAGTGAGGACGGGTTCTTGGAATTGGCGAGGCGGTAGTACTTGTCGATTCCCTTCCACCATGTGGCCACGGATGGCTTGCTTCTGGTGGCGGCGGAATCCGACAAGGAGGCAATGAAATCGGAGACGATGGCCCTTTGTGCCGGCTTGAAGTTCCCGTACCATATCAGATTGACGGAGATTGTGCCTTGCAGAAGGGCACCTTTGTGGTATCGAAGAATCTGGTACTGCTGGTCTTGTGTCACAAGAATTCTTGAAGCAAAACACAGATTGAATACAGAAAACAGAACTAAAAGAACATAGAAACAATGGGAAGAAGCCATTTATGTTGTAGGAGAAATGAATTGCTTTGAAACTTTGGATTTGGTATGAATTCTTGGAAGAGAGGAATGTGGTATTTATAGTATCGATTGATATTGTAGAATAATAAatgtataaataataaatattaatattaatgaaTATAGGAAAAGGAAAGTGAGGAGAAAGAGACAGTACGCGGTTCTTCAAGTGTAATgtcattt from the Primulina eburnea isolate SZY01 chromosome 3, ASM2296580v1, whole genome shotgun sequence genome contains:
- the LOC140827536 gene encoding protein PHOSPHATE-INDUCED 1-like; this translates as MASSHCFYVLLVLFSVFNLCFASRILVTQDQQYQILRYHKGALLQGTISVNLIWYGNFKPAQRAIVSDFIASLSDSAATRSKPSVATWWKGIDKYYRLANSKNPSSLSLRLGKQILDNKYSLGKSLSEKQIVQLASKGEQKNAINVVLTASDVTVAGFCVNRCGTHGSKSSIVKGKNQKFAYIWVGNSETQCPGYCAWPFHQPIYGPQNPPLGSPNNDVGMDGVVTVLSGLLAGTATNPFGNGFYQGPATAPLEAASACPGVYGKGAYPGYAGDLLLDPTTGGSYNAHGSSGRKYLLPAIYDPSTSKCSTLV